A single window of Cellulomonas sp. NTE-D12 DNA harbors:
- a CDS encoding homoserine dehydrogenase — MSAAPTSGPLRVAVLGCGVVGTQVVRLLTEQADDLAARIGAPLTIVGVAVRNLDAERDPVVDPDLLTTDAQSLVRRADVVVELMGGIEPARSLILEAISHGAAVVTANKALLAQDGPTLYAAAEAAGVDLYFEAAVAGAVPVVRAVRESLAGDDVRRVLGIVNGTTNYVLDRMAAEGLDLDMAVKEAQALGYAEADPTADVEGYDAAAKAAILASLAFHTRVSLDDVGREGITALTADDVAWAARTGHVLKLLAIAERVHDEETGRDGVLVQVHPSLVPEGHPLAKVGGSFNAVFVESDAAGELMFLGRGAGGAPTASAVLGDVVSVARHRVLGGKGPVESSYADLPVLPAGAGRARYQVRLDVEDRPGVLAQVAALLAEHEVSIEAVRQSPAAGDAAHLVITTHIASEANLRATVAAIAELAVVRAVLSVLRVEGA; from the coding sequence GTGAGCGCTGCGCCCACCTCCGGACCGTTGCGCGTGGCCGTCCTCGGCTGCGGCGTGGTCGGCACCCAGGTGGTCCGGCTGCTCACCGAGCAGGCCGACGACCTGGCCGCGCGCATCGGGGCGCCGCTGACGATCGTCGGGGTCGCCGTCCGCAACCTCGACGCCGAGCGTGACCCCGTCGTGGACCCCGACCTCCTCACCACCGACGCGCAGTCCCTGGTCCGCCGGGCGGACGTGGTGGTCGAGCTGATGGGCGGCATCGAGCCCGCCCGCAGCCTGATTCTCGAGGCGATCTCCCACGGTGCCGCGGTGGTGACCGCGAACAAGGCGCTGCTCGCGCAGGACGGTCCGACGCTCTACGCGGCGGCGGAGGCGGCCGGTGTCGACCTGTACTTCGAGGCGGCCGTCGCGGGCGCCGTCCCGGTGGTGCGCGCGGTGCGCGAGTCCCTCGCGGGCGACGATGTGCGGCGCGTGCTCGGCATCGTCAACGGCACCACCAACTACGTGCTCGACCGGATGGCCGCCGAAGGTCTCGACCTCGACATGGCGGTCAAGGAGGCGCAGGCGCTCGGCTACGCCGAGGCGGACCCGACGGCGGACGTCGAGGGGTACGACGCGGCGGCGAAGGCCGCCATCCTCGCCTCGCTCGCGTTCCACACCCGGGTCTCGCTGGACGACGTCGGCCGGGAGGGCATCACGGCCCTGACCGCGGACGACGTGGCGTGGGCGGCGCGCACCGGCCACGTGCTCAAGCTGCTCGCCATCGCTGAGCGGGTGCACGACGAGGAGACCGGCCGGGACGGCGTCCTGGTGCAGGTGCACCCGTCGCTGGTGCCGGAGGGGCATCCGCTGGCCAAGGTCGGCGGCTCGTTCAACGCCGTGTTCGTCGAGTCCGACGCCGCCGGGGAGCTGATGTTCCTCGGCCGTGGTGCCGGCGGCGCCCCGACCGCCTCCGCGGTGCTCGGCGACGTCGTCTCGGTGGCGCGGCACCGCGTGCTCGGTGGCAAGGGTCCGGTGGAGTCGTCCTACGCGGACCTCCCGGTGCTGCCCGCCGGTGCGGGCCGCGCCCGGTACCAGGTGCGCCTGGACGTGGAGGACCGTCCGGGTGTGCTGGCCCAGGTGGCCGCCCTGCTCGCCGAGCACGAGGTGTCCATCGAGGCGGTACGCCAGTCGCCCGCCGCCGGCGATGCCGCGCACCTGGTGATCACCACGCACATCGCGTCCGAGGCGAACCTCCGCGCCACCGTCGCCGCCATCGCCGAGCTCGCCGTGGTGCGAGCCGTGCTGTCCGTCCTGCGAGTCGAGGGAGCCTGA
- the thrC gene encoding threonine synthase, whose amino-acid sequence MAHQWRGVIAEYADRLPAHVQQKVVTLAEGGTPLVPAPVLSARIGAEVHLKVEGMNPTGSFKDRGMTTAISAAAGRGAKAVVCASTGNTSASAAAYAARAGMVCAVLVPDGKIAMGKLSQAVAHGARLLQVDGNFDDCLVAARKLAEAYPVELVNSVNPDRIEGQKTAAFEIVDSLGDAPDVHVLPVGNAGNITAYWKGYREYAGLDGGSGLPAVASRTPAMWGFQAAGAAPIVLGHPVDAPETIATAIRIGNPASWAQAEDARDTSGGLIESVTDEQILAAHRFLSAQEGVFVEPASATGVAGLLALSEAGRIPAGLRITVTVTGHGLKDPQWALRTADGGDVQPVRVSADVVSIADALGLD is encoded by the coding sequence ATGGCCCACCAGTGGCGCGGCGTGATCGCCGAGTACGCCGACCGCCTCCCCGCCCACGTCCAGCAGAAGGTGGTCACCCTCGCCGAGGGCGGTACGCCGCTGGTGCCGGCCCCCGTGCTGTCCGCCCGGATCGGTGCGGAGGTGCACCTCAAGGTCGAGGGCATGAACCCGACCGGCTCCTTCAAGGACCGCGGTATGACCACCGCGATCTCGGCCGCGGCCGGACGCGGTGCCAAGGCCGTCGTCTGTGCATCCACCGGCAACACCTCGGCCTCGGCCGCGGCCTACGCCGCGCGCGCGGGCATGGTCTGCGCCGTGCTGGTGCCGGACGGCAAGATCGCGATGGGCAAGCTGAGCCAGGCGGTGGCGCACGGCGCCCGGTTGCTGCAGGTGGACGGCAACTTCGACGACTGCCTGGTCGCGGCCCGCAAGCTCGCCGAGGCGTACCCGGTCGAGCTGGTGAACTCGGTCAACCCCGACCGCATCGAGGGCCAGAAGACGGCGGCCTTCGAGATCGTCGACTCGCTCGGCGACGCCCCGGACGTGCACGTGCTGCCCGTCGGCAACGCCGGCAACATCACCGCGTACTGGAAGGGCTACCGCGAGTACGCGGGCCTCGACGGCGGGTCGGGTCTCCCGGCCGTCGCGAGCCGCACCCCGGCGATGTGGGGCTTCCAGGCGGCCGGCGCCGCACCGATCGTGCTGGGCCACCCGGTGGACGCCCCGGAGACGATCGCCACGGCCATCCGCATCGGCAACCCCGCGTCGTGGGCGCAGGCCGAGGACGCGCGGGACACCTCCGGCGGCCTCATCGAGTCGGTGACCGACGAGCAGATCCTGGCCGCGCACCGGTTCCTGTCCGCGCAGGAGGGCGTGTTCGTCGAGCCCGCGTCGGCCACCGGCGTCGCCGGCCTGCTGGCGCTGTCGGAGGCGGGTCGCATCCCGGCCGGCCTGCGGATCACCGTCACGGTGACCGGGCACGGCCTGAAGGACCCGCAGTGGGCGCTGCGCACGGCCGACGGCGGTGACGTGCAGCCCGTTCGCGTGTCGGCGGACGTCGTGTCCATCGCCGACGCCCTCGGCCTGGACTGA
- the thrB gene encoding homoserine kinase: MRLAADRVHVRVPATSANLGPGFDALGVALSLHDELEVRAVGSPGATVEVSGEGAGQVPDDEKHLVVRAVRLALDHVGASQVGLHLVCHNRIPHGRGLGSSAAAVVAGILAARNLISDPEALDDDVCLDLATQMEGHPDNAAPALLGGATVAWSDDSGVRAARLPVHPDVLPVAVVPPQHLSTRTARSVLPAQVPHGDAAFEAGRAALLVEALGRRPDLLLPATEDRLHQEYRRAVMPDSLALVGALRRQGIAAVVSGAGPTVLVLARRTADGGTDADAAIAAAFGGVMAGWRVLPLPVDPRGAVAERSPLH, from the coding sequence ATGCGTCTGGCCGCCGACCGGGTGCACGTCCGCGTGCCCGCCACGAGCGCGAACCTCGGTCCCGGCTTCGATGCGCTCGGCGTCGCGCTGTCCCTGCACGACGAGCTGGAGGTGCGCGCCGTCGGCTCGCCGGGCGCCACGGTCGAGGTCTCCGGGGAGGGCGCCGGGCAGGTGCCGGACGACGAGAAGCACCTGGTGGTCCGGGCGGTCCGTCTGGCGCTGGACCACGTCGGCGCCTCACAGGTGGGCCTGCACCTGGTGTGCCACAACCGCATCCCGCACGGGCGGGGCCTGGGGTCGTCCGCGGCGGCCGTCGTCGCCGGCATCCTGGCCGCGCGAAACCTGATCAGCGACCCCGAGGCGCTGGACGACGACGTCTGCCTCGACCTGGCGACGCAGATGGAGGGACACCCGGACAACGCCGCCCCCGCACTGCTCGGGGGTGCGACCGTCGCGTGGTCCGACGACTCGGGGGTGCGCGCCGCCCGGCTGCCCGTGCATCCCGACGTGCTGCCCGTGGCCGTGGTGCCGCCGCAGCACCTGTCGACGCGGACCGCACGCAGCGTGCTGCCCGCTCAGGTGCCGCACGGCGACGCCGCCTTCGAGGCCGGCCGTGCCGCGCTCCTGGTCGAGGCGCTCGGCCGTCGGCCGGACCTCCTGCTGCCCGCCACCGAGGACCGGCTGCACCAGGAGTACCGACGCGCCGTGATGCCGGACTCGCTGGCGCTGGTCGGGGCGCTGCGGCGGCAGGGGATCGCCGCCGTGGTGTCCGGCGCGGGTCCCACGGTGCTGGTGCTGGCGCGCCGCACGGCGGACGGCGGTACCGATGCCGACGCGGCGATCGCGGCGGCGTTCGGCGGCGTGATGGCCGGCTGGCGGGTGCTGCCGCTGCCGGTGGACCCGCGCGGGGCCGTCGCCGAGCGGTCCCCGCTCCACTGA
- the lysA gene encoding diaminopimelate decarboxylase, with protein sequence MTGPLGEPWSSGTTRTADGSLSVAGVDVHELAARFGTPAYVLDEADLRARARGFRSAFERAFAALGCEVDVYYAGKAFLSRAVARWVHEEGLRVDVATGGELAVALAAGVPGEHLGMHGNNKSDDEIAAALDAGVGRLVADSLVEIDRLAAAAAARGLVAPVMVRVTTGVHAGGHEYISTAHEDQKFGLSMTAGPDGGDSPAMTALLAVLDRPSLRLLGIHSHIGSQILDPAGFEVAARLVLELRAELAARSGVLVEEVDLGGGYGIAYLPGEEPMDADEVADGVAVAVAAAARDTRTALPRFSVEPGRAIVGPAGLTLYTVGTVKPVRLDDGRVRTYVSVDGGMSDNIRPALYGARYHAEVVGRSSGADTVLARVVGKHCESGDIVVHEVQLPGDVHAGDLLAVPATGAYGRSMASTYNLVPRPPVVGVRDGAARVLLRRETVADLLALDEG encoded by the coding sequence GTGACCGGCCCGCTCGGGGAGCCGTGGTCGTCCGGCACCACGAGGACGGCGGACGGGTCGCTGTCGGTCGCCGGCGTGGACGTGCACGAGCTCGCCGCGCGGTTCGGCACACCGGCCTACGTCCTGGACGAGGCGGACCTGCGGGCTCGGGCGCGGGGCTTCCGCTCGGCGTTCGAGCGGGCCTTCGCCGCCCTCGGGTGCGAGGTGGACGTCTACTACGCCGGCAAGGCGTTCCTGTCGCGCGCCGTCGCGCGCTGGGTGCACGAGGAAGGGCTTCGCGTCGACGTCGCGACGGGAGGTGAGCTCGCCGTCGCGCTCGCGGCCGGCGTCCCGGGCGAGCACCTCGGCATGCACGGCAACAACAAGTCGGACGACGAGATCGCGGCGGCCCTCGACGCCGGCGTCGGCCGGCTGGTCGCCGACTCGCTGGTCGAGATCGACCGGCTCGCCGCCGCGGCCGCGGCCCGGGGACTGGTCGCACCGGTGATGGTGCGGGTGACCACCGGCGTGCACGCGGGCGGCCACGAGTACATCTCCACGGCGCACGAGGACCAGAAGTTCGGCCTGTCGATGACGGCCGGCCCGGACGGCGGCGACAGCCCGGCGATGACCGCGCTGCTCGCGGTTCTGGACCGCCCGTCGTTGCGGCTGCTCGGCATCCACTCGCACATCGGCTCGCAGATCCTCGACCCGGCCGGGTTCGAGGTCGCCGCGCGGCTGGTGCTCGAGCTGCGTGCCGAGCTGGCCGCGCGCAGCGGCGTGCTGGTCGAGGAGGTCGACCTCGGCGGCGGGTACGGCATCGCGTACCTGCCCGGCGAGGAGCCGATGGATGCGGACGAGGTCGCCGACGGCGTCGCAGTCGCTGTGGCGGCCGCAGCCCGGGACACCCGGACGGCGCTGCCGCGGTTCTCGGTGGAGCCCGGCCGGGCGATCGTCGGGCCGGCGGGTCTGACGCTCTACACGGTCGGCACGGTCAAGCCGGTGCGCCTCGACGACGGGCGCGTGCGCACCTACGTGTCCGTGGACGGCGGGATGAGCGACAACATCCGGCCTGCCCTGTACGGCGCGCGGTACCACGCGGAGGTCGTCGGGCGCTCGTCCGGTGCGGACACCGTGCTGGCGCGCGTGGTGGGCAAGCACTGCGAGAGCGGCGACATCGTCGTGCACGAGGTGCAGCTGCCGGGGGACGTGCACGCGGGCGACCTGCTCGCGGTGCCGGCGACGGGGGCCTACGGGAGGTCGATGGCCTCGACCTACAACCTGGTGCCGCGGCCCCCCGTGGTCGGCGTGCGCGACGGTGCGGCCCGCGTGCTGCTGCGCCGGGAGACCGTCGCGGACCTGCTGGCGCTCGACGAGGGCTGA
- a CDS encoding glycosyltransferase family 4 protein gives MSASPPSDEVRPLTIGLLLDDGLDRPDGVQQYVLALARNLTARGHTVHLVASTTRRTDLENLHVLGRHLGVRVNGNVVRTPLPASAASVRRLLAQVPFDVLHVQLPHSPLLTGRVVRRAAADVAVVGTFLILPDSPRVALATRALGLAERRTLRRFHEVIALSEPAGEFAQRAFGVTSTAIGMPLDLSAFPARPVQPTAGRTTQIVFLGRLVERKGPRELVAALVLMERERMTSRPWTLTLAGGGPLVDELHRAVRTGGLTERVRMPGFVAEEEKAHLLAGAGLVVLPSTGGESFGISVVEALACAGGPVLAGDNAGYRTTMAGVEEQLVDARDVRALARALARWVDADDEERAAAVSRQRAAVHRFDADLVMDQVEAVYRRAVRAAGR, from the coding sequence TCCGCCTCGCCCCCCTCCGACGAGGTGCGGCCGCTGACCATCGGTCTGCTGCTGGACGACGGGCTCGACCGTCCGGACGGTGTGCAGCAGTACGTGCTGGCGCTCGCCCGGAACCTGACGGCCCGGGGGCACACCGTGCACCTGGTCGCCTCCACCACCCGCCGCACGGACCTGGAGAACCTCCACGTCCTGGGCCGTCACCTCGGCGTGCGCGTCAACGGCAACGTGGTGCGGACGCCCCTGCCGGCTTCGGCCGCCTCGGTGCGCCGACTGCTCGCGCAGGTGCCGTTCGACGTGCTGCACGTGCAGCTGCCGCACTCACCCCTGCTCACCGGGCGGGTGGTGCGCCGGGCGGCTGCCGACGTCGCCGTGGTCGGGACCTTCCTGATCCTGCCGGACTCCCCCCGCGTGGCCCTGGCCACCCGGGCGCTCGGGCTGGCCGAGCGGCGCACGCTGCGGCGGTTCCACGAGGTCATCGCCCTGTCCGAGCCGGCCGGGGAGTTCGCGCAGCGCGCCTTCGGCGTGACGTCGACCGCGATCGGCATGCCGCTGGACCTGTCGGCGTTCCCGGCCCGACCGGTGCAGCCCACCGCCGGCCGGACCACCCAGATCGTGTTCCTCGGCCGGCTCGTGGAGCGCAAGGGGCCCCGGGAGCTGGTCGCGGCGCTGGTGCTGATGGAGCGCGAGCGCATGACGAGCCGGCCGTGGACCCTGACCCTGGCCGGTGGGGGGCCGCTGGTCGACGAGCTGCACCGTGCGGTGCGCACCGGAGGTCTGACGGAGCGGGTGCGCATGCCGGGGTTCGTGGCGGAGGAGGAGAAGGCGCACCTGCTGGCCGGCGCCGGGCTCGTCGTCCTGCCCTCGACGGGCGGCGAGAGCTTCGGCATCTCGGTGGTCGAGGCGCTGGCCTGCGCCGGCGGCCCGGTGCTGGCGGGTGACAACGCCGGGTACCGCACCACGATGGCGGGCGTCGAGGAGCAGCTGGTGGACGCGCGGGACGTGCGCGCGCTCGCCCGCGCCCTGGCACGCTGGGTCGACGCGGACGACGAGGAGCGCGCCGCCGCCGTCAGCCGTCAGCGCGCGGCCGTGCACCGGTTCGACGCCGACCTGGTCATGGACCAGGTCGAGGCGGTGTACCGCCGGGCGGTGCGGGCGGCCGGGCGCTGA
- the rho gene encoding transcription termination factor Rho, with the protein MTDTIDTAVTSSGGTARSGGLSALRLPELQAMAAQLGVKGTSKMRKGELVQAIGAARGTAGPASQESRPREVRRVAAEPAVAPQTTAALALPERADEPAVRTTERAERPPRRAARPVRAPLGSGDDEARPVRGAQDALAGLEAALDARTTAHQDDREDRAARAAEAVVGVNAERRSRRAGRGAGAPVRADEADRAQPRAAEVTGETGAEGPDRLDQERQGGERPAQDRLRYEREGFVRGDRQQRTERTQGPVGQGERTDAGDEGEGNGRRRRSRDRYRDRDRKRGRGRGPNGPDLLGLDNEVELSEDDVLLPVAGILDVLESYAFVRTSGYLPGPHDVYVSLGQVKKAGLRRGDAITGAVRQPHEGELPPAGNRPNKFNALVRLDTVNGLTPEQARQRPEFGKLTPLYPQERLRLETEPTRLTPRVIDIVAPIGKGQRGLIVAPPKAGKTIIMQQIANSITANNPEVHLMVVLVDERPEEVTDMERTVKGEVIASTFDRPASDHTIVAELAIERAKRLVELGQDVVVLLDSITRLSRAYNLAAPASGRILSGGVDAAALYPPKKFFGAARNIENGGSLTIVASALVETGSKMDDIIFEEFKGTGNMELRLSRSLADKRIFPAVDVNASGTRREEILMSTDELKIVYKLRRVLGALDQQQAIELLLGKLRETKSNVEFLLQVQKTTPGGPSILEDTIGRTV; encoded by the coding sequence GTGACAGACACCATCGACACCGCCGTGACGAGTTCCGGCGGTACTGCCCGTTCCGGGGGGCTGTCCGCCCTCCGGCTCCCCGAGCTGCAGGCCATGGCGGCCCAGCTCGGCGTGAAGGGCACCTCCAAGATGCGCAAGGGCGAGCTGGTGCAGGCGATCGGCGCCGCACGCGGCACGGCGGGCCCGGCATCGCAGGAGAGCCGCCCGCGGGAGGTACGGCGGGTGGCCGCCGAGCCGGCCGTCGCACCCCAGACCACGGCAGCGCTCGCGTTGCCCGAGCGCGCGGACGAGCCCGCGGTCCGGACGACCGAGCGGGCGGAGCGGCCGCCCCGGCGCGCGGCGCGGCCCGTGCGCGCACCCCTCGGTTCCGGAGACGACGAGGCGCGCCCCGTCCGTGGCGCGCAGGACGCCCTCGCGGGCCTCGAGGCAGCGCTCGACGCCCGGACGACGGCGCACCAGGACGACCGCGAGGACCGGGCGGCCCGTGCGGCCGAGGCCGTGGTCGGCGTCAACGCCGAGCGCCGCAGCCGCCGCGCCGGTCGCGGTGCCGGTGCGCCCGTCCGTGCCGACGAGGCGGACCGCGCGCAGCCCCGCGCCGCGGAGGTCACGGGCGAGACGGGAGCCGAGGGTCCGGACCGCCTCGACCAGGAGCGTCAGGGCGGCGAGCGGCCGGCTCAGGACCGCCTCCGCTACGAGCGCGAGGGCTTCGTCCGCGGCGACCGTCAGCAGCGCACCGAGCGCACCCAGGGCCCGGTGGGGCAGGGCGAGCGCACCGACGCCGGCGACGAGGGCGAGGGCAACGGCCGTCGTCGTCGGTCCCGGGACCGCTACCGCGACCGGGACCGCAAGCGCGGCCGGGGCCGGGGCCCCAACGGTCCGGACCTGCTCGGCCTGGACAACGAGGTCGAGCTGTCCGAGGACGACGTGCTGCTGCCCGTCGCGGGCATCCTCGACGTGCTCGAGTCGTACGCCTTCGTGCGGACCAGCGGCTACCTGCCGGGCCCCCACGACGTGTACGTCAGCCTCGGCCAGGTGAAGAAGGCCGGGCTGCGCCGCGGTGACGCGATCACCGGTGCCGTCCGTCAGCCCCATGAGGGCGAGTTGCCGCCGGCGGGCAACCGGCCGAACAAGTTCAACGCGCTGGTGCGGCTCGACACCGTCAACGGCCTGACGCCGGAGCAGGCCCGTCAGCGGCCCGAGTTCGGCAAGCTGACGCCGCTGTACCCGCAGGAGCGCCTGCGCCTGGAGACGGAGCCGACCCGGCTGACGCCCCGCGTGATCGACATCGTCGCGCCCATCGGCAAGGGCCAGCGCGGCCTCATCGTCGCGCCGCCCAAGGCGGGAAAGACGATCATCATGCAGCAGATCGCCAACTCGATCACCGCGAACAACCCCGAGGTCCACCTCATGGTCGTGCTCGTCGACGAGCGCCCTGAGGAGGTCACCGACATGGAGCGGACGGTGAAGGGCGAGGTGATCGCCTCCACCTTCGACCGGCCCGCGTCGGACCACACGATCGTCGCCGAGCTGGCGATCGAGCGGGCCAAGCGCCTGGTCGAGCTGGGCCAGGACGTCGTGGTGCTGCTCGACTCGATCACCCGGCTGTCCCGCGCGTACAACCTCGCGGCGCCGGCCTCCGGGCGCATCCTGTCCGGCGGTGTCGACGCCGCGGCGCTCTACCCGCCGAAGAAGTTCTTCGGCGCCGCGCGCAACATCGAGAACGGCGGCTCGCTGACGATCGTCGCGTCCGCGCTCGTGGAGACGGGCTCGAAGATGGACGACATCATCTTCGAGGAGTTCAAGGGCACCGGGAACATGGAGCTGCGGCTGTCCCGGTCGCTGGCGGACAAGCGGATCTTCCCGGCGGTGGACGTCAACGCGTCCGGCACCCGCCGCGAGGAGATCCTCATGTCCACCGACGAGCTGAAGATCGTCTACAAGCTGCGCCGGGTGCTCGGTGCGCTCGACCAGCAGCAGGCGATCGAGCTGCTGCTCGGCAAGCTGCGGGAGACGAAGTCGAACGTGGAGTTCCTGCTGCAGGTGCAGAAGACGACCCCCGGTGGCCCCTCGATCCTCGAGGACACCATCGGCCGCACCGTCTGA